The genome window aaataaataaatgaatatatatatatatttcgTATAGTAATTATAAATACGTTCAACATACAACTATCTCCTAcattcttattattattgttcttatatatatatatatatacatataataaataattatttatatataattcaataGATTTAAAAAAACTTTACTTCTTAATGgtatatacttttttttttgttgaaataaataaatgaatatatatatatatatatatatatttcgTATAGTAATTATAAATACGTTCAACATACAACTATCTCCTAcattcttattattattgttcttatatatatatatatatataataaataattatttatatataattcaatatatttaaaaaaactTTACTTAttaatgttatataaatataatataaagtaaagatatatttttatcgacgaattttttcattattcCCGTGTATGACGTTCTTGTTCAACATCAGCTAAAAGTTCCTTTTGGTGTTTTTTGTGTAATTCCttttttaatgtttttAAATGTTCTAAGAAcgaataaataaatttcaATATATCATCAAGGGTATGTTTGCCATTAATTAACGTATAAAAATCTTTTGATATCATCAAGTGTATGTTTACCATTAATTAaactataaaaaaagtgtatgtttattattaattaacGTATAAAAATCTTTTGTAAGAATGAATAGtaattccttttttatcgacgaattttttcattattcCCGTGTATGACGTTCTTGTTCAACATCAACTAAAAGTTCCTTTTGGTGTTTTTTGTGTAATTCCttttttaatgtttttaaatgttctaaga of Plasmodium gaboni strain SY75 chromosome Unknown, whole genome shotgun sequence contains these proteins:
- a CDS encoding exported protein (PHISTa), giving the protein EEVEYTKDFYTLINGKHTLDDILKFIYSFLEHLKTLKKELHKKHQKELLVDVEQERHTRE